The Candidatus Reconcilbacillus cellulovorans region CCCGACGGCCTGCCTTGGATCGGCCCGATCGAGGAACTGCCGGGACTGTTCGTCGCCGCCGGTCATTTCCGCAACGGCATTCTGCTGGCGCCGGCGACCGGCCGGCTTCTGCGCGAGATGATGCTCGGCGAACCGCTCAGCCATCCGATCGACTGCTGCAGCCCAAACCGAACAAAAAGGGAAGAGCGTCGGCCTTAGGTGCTGCCTTGCTCTTCCCCCTCGTTTTCCGTTTCCCACTCGATCCGGATCACGCGATCCGCCCAATCGCGGACGAGGACATCGATGGCGGATTCGATCTCCTCTTTTGATAAATTTTGTATCTTCCTGTAGTCGATATCCAGTCGATCTTCGCAGACAAGCCTTCCCGCGACGAACAGCCGTAAGCGGACGTGCATGACGATCTCCCGCCTTTTCCCGTCAACGTTTGACGGCGTTCAAACGTTGACGTTGAAGCTTGACGACGAGGTCGTCGATTTCTTGGCTCAGAGCGATCACTTTGGGATGGGTGAAGGTTCCTGTTTCTTCGACCAGTTTCGACAAACGTTCCCTCAACACGTTCAACCGGTGCATTAATCCGGACTCATTCATGGGCGCGACCCCTTGTCGGTATGAAAAATCGGAGGCGTCGTTTCGAAAACATGAGGAATTATACGACATTTTCCGCAAAAAATCTACAGCAAAATTTTCACATAAAGCCGAATGCATCAAACGATCTGATACTTCCGTACCTGTTGCGTCCGACCTATTCAATCAGGCATAATCGAATTATGTTATGAAAATCTAACCGGGGAGAGGGGAACGAATGAAACGTATGAAAAAACCCGCCATCACCGTCGTCCTGTTCGTGCTCGCCCTTGCGGCCGCATTGGCTGGCTGCCGGCCCACGGGCGGCGTTTCGCTGGACGACGTTTGGATGAAGATGTACGATCCGTGGCCCGTCGAGGGCGAGGCAACCCTGAAATGGGAGTCTTACGACGCCTCGACTGCGGAACGGCAATCGTTCGAGCTTCAGCTGACTTCCTACCGCATCGCGGACCCGCTGCATTACGAGATGGAGGCGGTCGTCCGCTCGCCGGAGCGATCCGTTCCTTTCCGAATCGTCGCCGACGGCGGAAAGATCGCGCTTGAAGCCAAAGGATTGAACAAGCCGATCGTCCGGTAACTCGACGAGGAAGAAGTCCGGGCGATGTCGGAAATATGGAACAGCGGGGCGAATTCCGACCTGCGCGCTCTATACGAGCGAATGCGGCGGTTTATGGTCCGCAACGTTCCGAACCCGAAATCACTCGACGTCTCACCCGTCGTCGAGACCGTTCTCGGCGAATCGACGCAACTTTACCGCATCCGCGCATCGATCGCCGACGACGAAATCCCCGATCTTCTCGTCGAGTTTCTCGATAACTTGATCCAGGACCGCGAAGAATTCAAAAGCCTCGTTTTACAAGTTTACAAAACCGCTCAGGAGCATGAAGAACTCGCGGAACGCCTGCCCGAAGAAGCGATGCCGACGGAGGAGGAACTGGAAAAATTTTTTGTGGAGTTCAAAGCTGTCGTCGCTTCACTGAAGGCGAGATTGGAAGAACCGTCGGTCCGCAAAGAATGGTTCGGCCCGATCGACGGCCGGCTGACGTTTGACCTGTACGTCGACACGTCGCTCGATCTGCGCAAGCTGTCGGCTTCGCTGGAAGCATCGCAAGAAGAGGAAGGGGCGTTCCGCCTTTCGGTCGAACTGGAACAAAGAAAGGCGACCGCATTCAAACGGTCAACGGCTTTCCCGGATACGACCAAGGCCGTCGACCCCGACGACCTGGCGACGACAGCCGACTGGCTGCGGCTCGTCGACCGCGATTCCGACCTGTTCGCCATGTTGCGCGACGATTTCAAACTGTCGCGGAAAAAGATCGAGATTCGGACCTCTTCCTTCGAGGTCGGCCCGCCGGGAGCGGTACCGCGGCCGTTCATCGATCCGGAAACAGGCCGTCTCATGCTGCCCGTTCGGTACGTCGGCGAGAGACTGGATTGCGAGGTGCAGTGGGAGCCTCCGGACACCGTTACCGTCGTCGACCCATGGACGGACAAAACGATCCGCATGAAGATCGGCGACCGCGAGGCGACCGTTGACGGACGTCCGGTCGCGATGGGAGTTCCGGCCGTACGGTTTCAGGGTTCCGTTTACATGCCGGCCCGCTTCCTCGCCGAACAGCTCGGCGCTTCCGTGGAGTGGAACGGATCGTCGGCAACGGTCATCATCACCCGAAAGTAAAGGAAACCCGCGGCGTCAATCCTTATACGGATCGACGTCGCGGGGTCCCGCCATGCAGACGCCGATCGGCTTGAGCACGTGCAGCACCTCGATCGTTTCGGCGTGCGCGTCCAGCACTTCCTGCAGACGCCGGTAGACGAACGGGCTTTCGTCCGTGTCGCCGCCGCGCAGCTCGACGCCAAACGCGCGGACGGCCGCCAGCATCTGCTCGACGGAGATCGCTCCGCCCGTGCGCGTGCGGGTTTTCCGGTTCCATTTGCCGGCCGCCTGCGTGCGGCTCATGATGCGCCCGGCGCCGTGAACGGTGCTGTAGAACGCATCGCGGTTTTCCGGCGTATCCTTGCCGCGGACGATCACCGAGATATCGCCCATGCTGCCGCCGATGAACCCGAGCTGTCCGGGCGCCGACGGCGTCGCCCCCTTACGGACGACGATGTAGCGTTTGCCGCCGTGCTCTTCTTCCCAGGCATAGTTATGGTGATTGTGCACTTCGAAATCCGCTTTCGCCCCCAAAATCGCCAACACCTGCTCGACGACGGCGTCGCGGCCGGCGTATGCGTAACGGCCGGCCAGCCGCATCGCGCGATAGTACATTTGGCCGAGCTCCGACCGCATGTCGAACACGACCGGCGGCTGGTCCATGTTTTCGCCCGGCGCCTTGCCGAGAAACGGACGTCCGGCCGCAAGGTTCAAAAACCCGCTCGCCGTCTTGTGCCCGAAGCCGCGGCTGCCGAAATGAACGCCGATCCAAAGCCGGCCGCTTCCGACTTCCTCGAACAGGTCGACGAAATGATTGCCGCCGCCGACCGTGCCGAGCTGCTCGCGCGCCAACCGCTTGAGCTCATCGTGCACGTTCCTGCCGATTTCGCGGTATACCGCCCAGTCGGGATCATCGAACAGCGGATGGTCGATGCGTTTCCGGTTTTTCCGGCCGATGCCGAACGATACGTTGGCCGCAATGTCGTCCATGATGCGCGGCAGCGAAGGACGAATGTCATCGGCTTGCAGCGTCGTCCGCACCGCCTTGTTACCGCAGGCGATGTCGTAGCCGACGCCGGACGGCGAAATTTGGCCGTCGTAAACGACGACGCCGCCGATCGGCTGGCTGTAGCCCTTGTGATGGTCGGCCATGAGCAACGTCTGCACCGCCCGGCCCGTCCGGCTGCAGACGACCGCCTGCCGAACGGTGTCCATGTCCGGTTCGCCCCAGACGCGCACCCCGTCGATGACCCGGTAAGGCACGGCAAGATCCCTCCTTCACCGATTCATGCTCCGAATCAGATCTCATTCCATGCCTCGACGACTTCCTGTTCGAGCCGGACGCCCAGCTCCAGCATCGCTCCGAGCACGTCCCGCCAGCCGGCGAACGTCCCGGCGTCCAGCGCCTCGCGGACGCGGCGCGCGTAAGCCGACGACAGCGGCGTCGCTTCCGTCCGGTGGGCGAACAGCGTGTCGCGGTCCATTTTCACTGCGACGAGATCGGGAAACCACCGCTCGCGCAAAAACGCCGCGATCCGGATGCCGCCGAGATCGATGTCTCCCCAATGCCACACGTCCGGCCGGCGCCGGAGCCCCGCCGCGTCGCGCCAGGATGCGAGCGCGTCGAAAAATCGCTGCAGCGTCCGCCCGGGAAACCCGCCGGTATAGACGGCGAGCTCCCGGCGGCCCGGACCGTCCCCGCCCGGACCGCCCGCGCGATGGCGCACCCACAAATAATACGACGTCAGGTTTTCGATCGTCACGATTCGGTCGACGTCGCCTTCAACCGCCTCAACCGCGAACACCGTCTCCGGAAACAGCGCCGTTCCGTCCGCAAACCCGGCAAGGTCGATCGTCCGCCCGGCCGCCCGCAAGCGGACCGGTCCGGCCAGCAGCACCGGCTTCGGCGCGCGCATGATGCCGACACTGTCCAGCACGTCCTCGTCGCTGACGTCGTCCAGCCCGCGCAATCGACGCAACAGGCCGGCCAGGCGCGCTTCGACCGATTGCTCGAACCGTTTGGAATCGCGGTACACGTGCAGGCTGAAAAGCCGTTTCAGCGTCGGACGCGCCTCCGCCTGCGGCAGCGCCGCCAGCGCGGCGACGAGATCGCGCGCCGCCTCGGGATCGTCGGCGTCCAGTTCCGGCGGCGCCGTCTTCGACTCCGCCATCCGCCGCAAAGCCGCGTCGCGCCAGGCGCGTACCTCCGGCCACGGATGATCGGAAAGCGGCCGGAGTAGCTCCTTCAGTCGTTCGAGCTTTTCCGATTTCGGCCGAAGCCCTGCACGGCGGTAGGCGGCCGCGACGCCCGAAGGCGCAAGCAGCACGGTTTCCGCTGCCTCGCCTTCACGGAACCGCTCCCACCGCACGCGAACGATCCCCGCCTTTTCCAGATCGATCAGCACTTCGTTCATCCACTGCCGTTTCCGGAAGTCCATCTCGTCGAAATAGTCGTCGCAAAACGCCGCGTCCGCCATCGAACAGCGCGGCGGACGCGTAAGCTCCGATCCGGACCGGAACGCCCGGCTGTTTTCATATTTGTGAAGCAAGATCCGCAAAAGCGTCCTCTCGAACGAACCCTTGAATTCCGGTTCGATTCCCGCCATCGCTAGAACAGCGTCCCCTGCTCGGACGCCGCCTCCTTTCCGGCGCCGGCGACCGCACCGCCGGCTTCGTCCGCAAATTCCTGCCTGCCGGCCGAATGTTCGAGCAGATCGACGAAACAGCGATGTCCGATGCGCGTCACGACGTTGACCGTCGATACTTCCGGCAAAATGATCTGCAGCTTCTCGTCCGGCGCCGCCAGCACGAGCTGGAGGTTCATCCGGCGGATGAGCCGCAGCGAGGCGCGGATGCGGTCTTCGTCCATTTTGCTGAACGCCTCGTCGAACACCGCGAGCCGGATCGCGCGCGGCGACGCGTACAGATGGTGGAACGACGCCAAAATCGCGATATAAAACGGCGTCTGCGTTTCGCCGCCCGATTTTTCCCGCAACACCTGGGAAAACCGGTACCGCGCATCGCCGCTCGTTACGACGATGTCGTAATCGAGATACCGCCGGTAATCGGTAAATTCCTCCATGTCGCCGGCCTCGCCGCGGATAAGCCGGTCGAACAAGTCCTGCAGCACCGCCTGCCGCTCGTCCCCCGCGACGTCGAACAGCGAGCCTTCTTCCATGACGCGCGGATCCATGACGGCGTCGTAAAACTTGCGGTAGCGCTCGCTCGGCGCAAGTTCAAACCGGTAGCGGTCGGACGAAAACGAAAACTGCTCCAGAGCCGCGTTCAGCTCGCGGAATTCGCGCCTGGCGTCGTGGATCGCCTCGCGCAGCTTGTAGACGAACTGCGACTTGAACTGCTCCTCCGCGTCGCGCAGCGCCTCGCGCACCTTGTCGCGGTATTTCGGAATGTCGAGATGTTCGATGTTGTGCAAAAGCTCGTCGTAACGCGCGTTGTCCTCGTCTTCCGCCGGCCCGTCGAAATGATGGACGATGTTGAATCGACGACGCAAATCTTTGAGCATTTCCCACTGTTTTTCCCTTCGGGAAACGTTGCCCTTGCGGTTGTTGTCCCAGTTTTCCCGCTTGCGCGACGTCGGGCCGTCCTGGCGCAGCGCGTCTTCCCAACGGACGAGGGCGCGCCGCTCGGCCTCCTCGCCGTGCACGGCCGTCCATCGCCGCCAGGCCGCCTCGGCGTCCGCGCATCGGTCGGCCAACCGCTGCGCGTCGGTCTCGGCATTCCGAAGTTCGATCTCGTGTCTACCGATCTCTTTTGCCGCCTCTTCCAGCCGTTCGTCCCACCGCTTCACTTCCCGGACCCACCGTTCGTATTCCGCCCGCAACCGCTCCGCCTGGCGCAGATCGAGCGAACCGAGCTCGCGGCGGACGTCGGCGATCCGCTCGTCGAGCCGCGCGATGTCGGCCGTCACGCCGATCCGCTCCGCAAGGCGCTCGAACAGAAAAACCGGCTCACCGGGGACCGCACGCAACCTGCGCTCCGCTTCCTCCAGCCGGCGCGCAAGCCGGTCGCGGGCGCGCGCGGTCTCCTCCCGCTCCGCCAGCCTGATTTCCAGCTGGCGTTCGATCGCCTTGGCGCCGATGTACGGAATCTCGTAGCGCTCGCGCGGGATTTGGCGCGCGACGTAATGATGGTAAAGCATGCACGTCGCGGTCACCGCGGTGTGATGCAGGCGCAGCTCTCGCTCGTCTTTCGCCTTCATGACGCGGCCCAGCAGGTTGTCGGCGTGCGCGCGGACGACCGGATCGTCGGCGGCCACCGCCTCGGCGAGCGACCCGGGCTCCCTTCGGCCGAGACGAACGCGCTCTTTTTCCGTGTCGACGAGGCCGACGCCGTCGAGCCGCTCGCGGCGTTTTTCCCGTTCGTACAGCGCGAGCGCCTCCTCGAACCGGTCCGGGTCGACGAGCAGGTCGAACCGCTGCGTGTGCAAATACCCTTCGACGGCGTCGCGCCACGTCTCATCGACGATCTCCATCTCCTCGCAGAAAACGCGCACTTTGGCGCCGGGGCCGAGCCGTTCTTCGAGCAGCCGCTTCAGATTGAGCAGTTCCTTGCGGTACGGACGCCGCTTTTGCCGCAAGCCCTCGATCATCGCGTCCAGCTCGGCGATGCGCGCGTCGAGCTGTTCCAGTTCGGCTCTGAGCGCCACCACCTCGTTCGCCTGCACCTCGCGCCAGGCGGCCAAGCGGCCGCCCGCCTCGCGCAACCGCGCGCCCAGCCCGTCCAGCCGGCCAGCGTCACTCTCGCCGCGTTCGACCGCTTCGGCGGCCGCTTCGAGAGCGGCTGCGGCTTCCGCCGGAATCGGCGCTGCAGTCAGACCGCCAGAGACGACGGTATGGTCGCCGCCGACTGCTTCGCCGGCGACGGCAAGCTCCGCCAACACGCGCTTCCAACGGCGCAGTTCTTTCAGACATTCCGTCCGGTGCGCTTCGAGCCGGCTTCGTTCTTCTTCCAGACCGGCGAGCCGCTCGGCGAGTGTCTGCCGCCGTCGCTCGCCGTCGTCGTTCTGCCAGGCGCGGTAGGCGGCGTCGCGGTGTTCTTCGGCCTCAAGCTTCTGCGCAGCGAACGACTCGCGACGCTCCCGCCACCTCGCCAGCCCCTGCTCGGCCTCTTCACGGCGTCGCTCGGCCTCTTCAAACGCCTCGACGGCCTCCTGATGGATGAGCCGCAGCACGACGTATTCCTGCTCCTCCGTCAGCTCGCGCAGCTGCACGTATTGCGCGTGCGCCTCGCGAATGCGCAGCAGGTCCTCGCGCCGGCGCTCGAGCTCCTCCAGCTCGCGCCGGTATTTTTCGTGATACTCGAAATTTTCCCGCATGACGCCGAGCTCCAGCTCGCGCGCGTCCAAAATACACTCCTCGACGAAATGCCGCACGTTTTGAATCGGCCGAAACGCGATGGCCTTCGTGAACACGGAAAAAAACCGGTCTCGCAACTGGCCGAAACGATTGAGCAGCGCGCGCTGAAACTGCGATTTGTTGCGCTCGAACACCGGCCGATACCGAGCAGAGGAAGCCGACGCGCCGGGGTCGAATTCGCCGTAAAACCGACAAAACTCGTCGCGATTGCGCAGTTTGCCGTCGCTTTTGACCAGTTCGAGCGCATCCAGGTGGATGCCGTTCAGAATAAAATGACAGTCCGCGATGTCGCCGTCGCGATGCACGTCGGCGACGTATCCGACGACAAACGCGTCTTGTTGCTCGTCGTCCCAGAACTCGGCCAACAAATACGACGTAAAATCGGTTTGGTCGCGCACGTACATCCGCTCGTCGTCGCCGATCTTGCCCTTCAGATAACCGCGCAGGTCGCGCTTGGCGTTTTCGTGGGCGGCGGAATTGAACCGGATTTGCCGCTGGTCGGCGACGAACAGCACCTGCATCGCGTCGATGATCGTCGACTTGCCGGCGCCGCTTTTGCCGACGATAAGCGTCTGTTTGCCGAACGTCAGCGACTCGTCCTGGAAGTAATGCCAATTAATCAAACGCAGCCTCGTCAGCCATTTCATCCGCCGCCCCTCCTTCTGTCTCGGCTTCGAAGCGCGCAATCCGCTCCGCGATCCGGTCGACGTCGTCCGCCTGCACCGCATACAGCCATGTATGATAAAGCCGGAACCGGCATTCGTCCGACCGCCAGTCGTCGTCGATCGCGTCCATCAGTTCGTACCGCGAACAGAGCCGGACGAGCCGGTCGAGCGCCGACCGGTTGATCCACGGAATGCGGAACGCTTCGTATTTCGACCGAATCTCGTAGAGCGTCGTCGACGGATACTCGGCGAGCGACAGCGCCTGGCGCTTCTCCTGGTAAATGAGCCGCAGCACGAGCATCCAGACGGTCTCCTCGCGCGAAAGCGAACGCCGGAGAGCCGCCTGCGGCACGTGCAGGTAAACGCATTCGTGCCGTTCGTCGACGACGAGCTCCCATCCGAGAAAACGAAAATACGCCTCCAACGCCTCGCGATGCCGCCGGACGACCGCGTAAGCCTCCCGGCTCCGCTCGCGCGTCAGCAGATTGACTTCCAGAAGGCGCAAAACGGCGGACCGAATTTTGTCGAGTTCCGGACCGGAGACGTCGAACTCCAGGCGCATCAAGGCCGCTTCACCTTCCTGTCGGAGCGGACGAGTCGGTGGTTGTGGAAGCGGTACGGCCCGAACTGCGCCAGACGCCCTTCCGCCCGCTCGATGCGGAACGCCGAGCCGCGGTCGTAGCCGTAAAGATAGACAAACGAAAACAGCAAAAACTCCTCCTC contains the following coding sequences:
- a CDS encoding RNA-splicing ligase RtcB, whose amino-acid sequence is MPYRVIDGVRVWGEPDMDTVRQAVVCSRTGRAVQTLLMADHHKGYSQPIGGVVVYDGQISPSGVGYDIACGNKAVRTTLQADDIRPSLPRIMDDIAANVSFGIGRKNRKRIDHPLFDDPDWAVYREIGRNVHDELKRLAREQLGTVGGGNHFVDLFEEVGSGRLWIGVHFGSRGFGHKTASGFLNLAAGRPFLGKAPGENMDQPPVVFDMRSELGQMYYRAMRLAGRYAYAGRDAVVEQVLAILGAKADFEVHNHHNYAWEEEHGGKRYIVVRKGATPSAPGQLGFIGGSMGDISVIVRGKDTPENRDAFYSTVHGAGRIMSRTQAAGKWNRKTRTRTGGAISVEQMLAAVRAFGVELRGGDTDESPFVYRRLQEVLDAHAETIEVLHVLKPIGVCMAGPRDVDPYKD